GTAGGTGTGACTCCCTCCATGCCCCGCTGGGGGAGCTGGTGGCTTGCAGCCTGCGGTTCCTCTCCAACAGCTCATCCAAGTCAAGCAGTAGCTCCTCTGTATCCTCCTGGCCCAGTATTTCAAACAGCTGCAGAACCAGGACCTGGGCCTCCCTAGAGCAGCCAGCAGCCACCAGAACTGGCACTAGGGACAGCCCCAGCAGCTCGCGGGGGAAGAGAGCAGATGCAGAGCTGTCCAGTGTCGCTGTTGCCAGGAGCTCCTCACAGCTAATGCTGCCCTCCAGGCTGATGGGTCGCATCTTCTCCCGGAGCATCATCATGATGCTCCTCACCAGACGGAGGGTCCCTTCAGGTGTCTCTTCCTCAATACCTGAGTCTCCATCTGGTCCTGGGGATCCTGGGGACCCAGCCTGCAGGGTAGGTCCAGAGGCGGTCAGCAGCAGCTCTGGCTTTCGGTCTCCCTCCAGGGTCATATTCTGGTACCGCAGGACCTTCCGGCCCGGCGGAGTGGCAGGCTGGGAGTGGATGCATTCAAGCAGCAAGAGCTGAATCACGATCAGCCACTTGAGTTTTGGATTTGCCATTCCGTCACAATCTCCCGGGTGATGCAGCTCCAGCATACTGGGCAGGCAGAGACATCAGGGGAAAGTTTACAGATGTGCGTCAGTGTTTTCCAGGTGTGGAAGCACTTAAGCTGTAGCTGAAACTGTCCTTCAGAAAACAGAGGTAACAGCACATCTCCCTATGCGCAAGTGAAACAGTCCCCCCCACCCTGAAAGGGCCCTCCCCCTGGCATGCAGCCTGCTCTCCTGCTCTCATCGGTTACGCTCATTCTGCAAACGCCTGGCCATCTGTCACAGTCAGACATGCCAGCAGCTCATCTTATGCAAGATTATTTTATGAAACTGTCATGAAGAAAATGATCAGGATGTGATGCTTCGTAATATCTCCTTCAGTGGTTTAATTCTCTTCCTTATTTAATTATTGGTTTAAGGAAATCAGTTTATAAAAACATCGTCTTTACTGGTTGAATTCTGGACAGATGCAAACATTGTTAAACATGTGAGCTTTCATTTCATTCTCTCCTCTCTCTTAACTATCCTGGCCATtagaaaaattaaaagaaaagaaaagaagacGAACTGGTGAACACCAACGAAATAAGTGTCAGTTATTAACAAACCTGTTCAGGGTGGAAATCACAGTTATATGTAACATATCTCCCATAATTCCCAATAACTAAGTCATTGCCTGAGCAAACAGTTGCTACTTTGTAAGACTCACCGCAAACAGATGTCCCGAGTCTGGTGTCTGTGAGCGCCAGGCTGTTTCACTGTGTCTCTATGTGCTCCTTCCCACTCAGACATATAGAGATCATTTCTGTCCCAGTCACCAATGGGATTCTAACTCTGTGATAACCAACACCCCCTGGCCCCAGCTCACTCCCCCCTCCTCTAGTTGGCCTCATTGCTGAATAGCAAGGACAGGGCTGGAATATTGATTCATGCAGAGAAGGCCCATGCTTTCTAAAGcggttttgtttgtttgccctTCTCTCTTgcattctcctcctcctccttctcctatgcctcctccttctcctgtttctcctcctccttctcctcccccCACCTTTGGAGTAGTAGAGGTTTTGCCGGCAGCCTAGATACTTAGCAACAGGCTGCTCTCGAGTCAGGAGCAGCGGTTGTTGATGAGGGTCAGTGAGGCTGAGACTTCATCGGCTCTGCTGAGCCGTCTTGCTCGAAAACACGGTGGAGTCGTGCTGAGAGAGGGACCACACGTCACTGAGCCTCCAAGACAAACAGGGATGAAGAGGCCCCTGCTGTAGGGAGAGGCTGCAACACTGCAGCACGGCGGCTGCATCTGCTGCTATTCCTAGCAACGTTCAGATCTCAGAAATCTGCGTTCATCAGCTGACTTCATGAAGTTCACAGAGGGAAGCTTCCTTCCCCCATGCTCAAGCTTTATCACACTCTTCAAGTCGCACTGGCTGTGACATGCTCAGAAATTTGTCAgggcaattttttttaaagaatttgcTCTATTATGACCAGAATTAACTGTTATACAGCGAATATGTGCTTGTGTAAGAGTTTTGTATGAATATCTGTATATTTACCctgtccccccccaaaaaaaaattgccatAGGTCAGGAGGGTGGTGCAGACCTGTCTCACTGTGTAACTGAAGCTACATTCTTCCATGGTGGAAGCTTCCTGAGAGACTCGTTGAATGGGCTCCAAGACCTCGGGGTCCTCTGGGACCCCGGCTGCTTTCTGTGCTGAGTACTCTACTCCATTCCCATTCAGGGTCAACGATCCGGCACTTGTTCACTTTTTAGCAGGGGGGCAAAGGGAAATGGAGTCGAACAAAAAGCTGAGCTTTGGCAATAAACAAACACGGGCTCACAGaaggcggggggaggggggccaggAGCTTTTAACTGCAGTGTCCAAGGCACCTCCttttagcctgactgaatggaTCGTCTCTCGTATGCCAGACAAGGCAGAGAGTGCCACTGTAATGGCGCGTTGGAGCTAcggcagcagggggcagtgtgagcTTCGTGTTTATTTGGCAGTAAGTGCACTCAGAGCACACAGGCTCAGGAGGCATGAGTTTGACAGGCGGGTGAGGGGAGCTTAAGACGTCTGCTAACGCAAATCGTGGGGAATTGTGGGTAGTGAGAAAGCTCAACGGGCTTTATGCAGGAGTGAGGCTGAGAGgcatgcatgggggggggggcacagtacGACGAGGACAGTGTGTTCCGTCCTGCCCTACTGGACAGGTCAGGACAGGCAGGTCCGGCCGAGGGGGTCACAGGCTTGACTGCAgttatttttattgcaaaacATTTGACCTGAGTTGTACTGGGGGGTGATTACACACTAAATTGCCTAATTGCTCGAATTGGTACCTGAAGCAGAGCTTACACCGCATCACGGGACGACTGGACGGGGCCCGCGACACCCCCATATGACAGTCATCATTCTACTCAGATTCAACTGATAAAAGGCAGAACATCGACATTTATCCAGCTGTAATCTCATTACAGAGGGTGTTGGCAATTAGAATGAGCACTGGTTTCCAGCAACCGCATTCCTGATGAGGATGCGCCAGTAGTGGTGATGGTAGCCCTAGTGGCTGATGGCGAGTTTTAATATTTTGCTTGACATCAGGCTAGAGGGTGTTCTGCTGGCATACGAACAGAGTAAGACGATTGGTCAAACACGAGCGTTATTTTTCAGCAGGCAAAATTTGCTCTGAACAAATGAATACTTGGTATTTACATGGTGCCTGCCTCTCTGACTCGTAGGACCGATGCATCATCTTAATAACCTGTCCAAAAAGCTTGTTGCAGGGAACAAAACAAATTATTCTGTAATGAAAAACTCATTTGAAAAACTAATAAAGCAGACTAGGTTAGCTGGGTCTCTTGGAGCCCGGCTGTGGAATGATATACCTGTGGGTGCTAGCCAGCCAGAGAGGGAACGAAGCCTTTCCCCAACTTCCTCTTTGGCTTAGTGTAATCCAGTCGCCCACTGAGGGCCGTGATAATTATGCGAGCGATATTACTGAAAGAACACAAACGCCTACATGTTTATCCACTgattcttcaaaacaaaacacaggcTACTTACACATAAGAAGAGCTAGTTTGATATTCTTCCGTTgatttttatgaagatgttaTTTATCAGAAGAGTTTTTCCGAAGTTTGGTTCTAAGGGTGCCTCGCATAGTTGTCATTCCTGTACTGTCTTGTTACTGGACACTAAAGGTTAACCTAGCAGCACTTTGTGACTTTGCTGGCTCCTTAACAGCTGTGTGTTTTATATGTTATCTGCTTACATCAATGCAAACGTGAAATGTAAAACGGAATCGGCATTTGAAAAGCAAGCAGAGCTCGACATGAGAAATGAATGTCTAGATATAATGTAGTGTTTGTGTTTAATGATCTCTGATGATGAAGGGATTGCAATGTATTGTAATTATCCTTTCAAATTACATAAGGAACTGCATTCTGACTCATTAAATCATGGCCTCAGCGTAGCACTGAACAGTTTATACACCCTGATCTGTCATCCTCTAACTGACCTCCTCTCCCCCAGTCCAGTCTCAAGTCACTGTGCTCCCATGAATATTCACacatttcagtgtgtgtgtgtgtgtgtgcatgtgtgtgtgtacccctAATACACCACTTGGGGGCGCCTTCAGATGAGCTCAGCCCAGCCCAAAGCAGTAGTTTGCCCACTACAGCTTTATTGCCATAAATTACTTGAGTATAAATTTGCCCCAAGCGGTGGATGTAAAAATAGAAGACCACAGCTCAGTTAATGTGGGATAAATGTGTAGGAAAACAATTTCAATACATTCCGGTAAAAACCAGCCTCTGGTTATGAgagattattattttgaaatccAGCCCTGAAGGGTGAGCGGAGACAGAAAGTTCCATGGAGTGTTTGCCTCCCCCCTGCAGGGAACACAGGATGGACACGCACACGTGTGTGAGCTGGTGAGACACATGCCTGCATATGAGTCTGGCCCAGAGCAGCCAAGTCACTGCACTCCTCTAGGCCAGACTTATGTAACAATCCTAACATGTTTATGATCTCTGCAAGCCCCACCCCAGATGGGATAGCcaacccggggggggggggggtgtagcaGGAAAATAGGACAGGCCCACAGCTGGGCGTCAGAGTCCAAGGATCAAAAGATAAAACATAACATCTCTTTTGTCTTTTCCAAAATTAGGCTCAGGAATTTGTAGACGGCAAGCTTTTGTACACACCTGCATATCTTAAAGTCTCCTTCATGATCCCATTTTCTTCCTTGTTCTGGTCAATGCTCTATAATTCCTGCTATATAACCCTAGaacatacaaaacaataattaaCTATTAACTATAGCCAGCTGAGTGCACGTTCAGATGTGCCACTTTCCTTTTCAGTTAATGAGTTACGATGGTGGTCGTGTACGTTTTGCCTTTATTTTCAGCCTAGGCATACTCCCACATGCAGAAAAATACTCAGCCTTCGGGGAGACGTGAGAAATTGTTATGATCTTGCATTTCTTGCAGCGATACATtgatattttttctttctgtgtggagcaaaacaaaaaattcaGTAGGTCAGATGGATTAAGAGCCGTTTAAAAAGTTTTATAAATCAGACATACAATACAAATCCATTCATATCTGATTTGCCTTCAGAGACTTTCAAAGCATATtccttttaatattaataaagacTTGGGTGTAGTTTGGCCATTGCAAATTATTTCAGATGAACAGGCTTTACTGGAGAAAAACTTATATGTTTCCTTAATAGCCATTTAAATGAGAGTTGTGTGTCTGAACCCCATTTTAATCAGCAGGCTTTAGTGAAGCCCATAAGAAAGTAAATAATAGACCATTAGTAAATGAACGAGGACCATTTACAGAAGCAGCCTGACTGTGGTCTACAGCTAGTTAGAGGATATTTGGTTTGGTTGCTGTTCAGACTAAATGACAGGGTGGCTTCTTgtcagggttcgagtctctccGTCATGACTCCATGTgcgtgcatgttctccccatgtcatcattcctccccacagtccaaaaacatgctaaggtgaattggaggtGCCGAATTGGCCATAGATATAAGTGCTGTGTGACATaaatgtgccctgcaatggggaGACACCCCGTCCAGGGATATTCCCTGCCTCGCACCTGCAGCTTCTGGAATAGGCTCAGGATGCtagcaaccctgaataggacaaaatGGTTGGATATTCTGAGACTGAGCTTATGTAGATCACACTGTAGCACCCAAACAACAGCTGGAAATGGTGCATTGGAGCAGCAGTCGTGGGACTGACCTTCCACAGTAAGACACGACATGTTGCTGTGCTAAGGTCACCGGTGGTCCTCTTGCAACCCCTTCCTGGGGAAAAAGGCATAGATGATGTGTGGATTAGTGATTGTTGTGTCTTTCTCTTCTGAAATCATCTGTTGTTAAACCTCTTTAAAATGTGGAGACACAGAGGACCGGAGGTTAGCAGCGTAGTCTCACTCCTCCAAGGCAGGCGTCTTTGTTTTTGTCCCAAACCCCAGCCgccgtgtggagtttgcgtgttcacCCCGTGCTGTGTGAGTATCCTACAGCTACTCCAATGTCCTCCCACAGCTCCTACAGTTATGGTTCGTGGGACCAGCCCAATGTGTTCTTGGAAAGGCTGCAGGGTGATTATGATTCTGTGTGGGATAGACTGCTATGAAAGATGGGCGGATGAATATGGAAGGGGTCCCCAAGTGCACCCTTGTGTAGGGTCCCCAACTGCACCCTTATGTAGGGTCCCGAAGTTCACCCTTATGTAGGGTCCCTAAGTGTACCCTTATGTAGGGTCCCCAACTGCACCCTTATGTAGGGTCCCGAAGTTCACCCTTATGTAGGGTCCCTAAGTGTACCCTTATGTAGGGTCCCCAAGTGCACCCTTGTGTAGGGTCCCCAACTGCACCCTTATGTAGGGTCCCGAAGTTCACCCTTATGTAGGGTCCCTAAGTGTACCCTTATGTAGGGTCCCCAACTGCACCCTTATGTAGGGTCCCGAAGTTCACCCTGATGTAGGGTCCCTAAGTGCACCCTTATGTAGGGTCCCGAAGTTCACCCTTATGTAGGGTCCCCAAGTGCACCCTTATGTAGGGTCTCCAACTGCACCCTTATGGTGCATACCCAAGTGCACCCTTATGTAGGGTCCCCAACTGCACCCTTATGTAGGGTCCCCAAGTGCACCCTGATGTAGGGTCCCTAAGTGCACCCTGATGTAGGGTCTCCAGGTGCACCCTGGGGGAAAAGCAATGTGTGGGAAGCAGGAGCAGAAGACTATAGCTGGGGGGATGGTGCAGGCTGTTTCTCTGgcatcagaaaaaaaatgaatatgaaGCCAGCTGTCGTAGAGACAGTGAAAAGATGAACAGCGATGTGAGACAGCCTGGGACTTCAGAAGGGATGGGGCGGGGGGTGCATTCTGGCATGGCTGTAGGGACAAGAGAAGCAGCACTCAGACACAGCCACTTCAGTGTTTTCAATTTTACCGGCTGGTCACTATGATTTAGTTATTACCACAGATCATGTGCTTGAGTCACATGTTAACAGATTCTTCTTCTTGCGCCTGTACCCCCGACCCCTCACACGTGCTGTGGACAAGCTGGTACCTTCTGGAACACGCAGAGACCACACAGAAGGCTGATACACACGCAGTCGCCTTCCACACCACCAGACGTGGCTGGCATGGAGAACTCGCTATTGGTCCTGGGTTCATGATCTACCAGCGAGgtaccctgaccccccccccccccccttgctcaAAGAGAGGAGTAATGGTTCCTTTTTTGGCAAGAAGGACACGCGCAATGACCAAAATCAACAGATGCCCATTTACTCCCCCCAGAGTCAAACTTTTTCTGCAGGGGGTGGAACTTTTGGGTGGATTTTTTTGCTATTAGCCAAGTGAGGTAGTTCATTAAAAATGCACCAGCCCAGAT
This genomic interval from Paramormyrops kingsleyae isolate MSU_618 chromosome 8, PKINGS_0.4, whole genome shotgun sequence contains the following:
- the apof gene encoding uncharacterized protein apof, translated to MSEWEGAHRDTVKQPGAHRHQTRDICLRMLELHHPGDCDGMANPKLKWLIVIQLLLLECIHSQPATPPGRKVLRYQNMTLEGDRKPELLLTASGPTLQAGSPGSPGPDGDSGIEEETPEGTLRLVRSIMMMLREKMRPISLEGSISCEELLATATLDSSASALFPRELLGLSLVPVLVAAGCSREAQVLVLQLFEILGQEDTEELLLDLDELLERNRRLQATSSPSGAWRESHLRAVMFNIQQLARTEEEWGQNLGDRVTGGDDECQGWIRVNGTQLLGQTAEEEGEMAAAVRACELLGHKCAGVSPGVTLGLYRAVLRRQSRVVPSTGSESWIRECGLPRAGRVTRSTEQDCVDKREERVYSVVEWIPAVSTLYGLGTAVYYASVNCSTTAKERALLSAVDLGTDALMAVTGGTVGVAGYALGAGVKTGVKAGIKYLLKNMNSKEDIIMNQNIWSTTFTIE